From Nicotiana tabacum cultivar K326 chromosome 20, ASM71507v2, whole genome shotgun sequence, one genomic window encodes:
- the LOC142174446 gene encoding uncharacterized protein LOC142174446: MSGFIPFVSLFLLGSNAVKRKTRGPTWCVEIINLQEGQKLSVEFDEDHQAIGENASKLIWFLGQTVRSRTCCPLKVNSWKEIEQDKINHMWDIVLEKFNFDVFEGRKSAILDKMSDLYRDYRYKLKKKYFDSKAGYQLRLRNKPKLVAADEWKYLKKSTQNKTNRSKRSLPPYIGTKSYARLRYEMEQKNGKPPSRVEVFMESRKRKKGKQVDAFQQDVIVQFDQFKKQQKEGAISLNDDDIFEKVLGAEKNGYLRAYGPGKNISEYFGGRPTKVQLIKQLELTRKEANERVEEVKREACGGLIKASRSPGT; encoded by the exons ATGAGTGGCTTTATCCCTTTCGTGTCTTTGTTTCTTCTGG GTTCCAACGCTGTGAAAAGAAAAACTAGAGGTCCTACATGGTGTGtagaaataattaatttacaGGAGGGACAAAAACTATCAGTAGAATTTGATGAGGATCATCAAGCAATTGGTGAGAATGCAAGCAAATTAATTTGGTTTTTGGGTCAAACAGTTAGAAGCCGAACTTGTTGCCCTTTAAAGGTAAATAGTTGGAAAGAGATTGAGCAAGATAAGATCAACCATATGTGGGACATCGTTTTG GAGAAGTTTAATTTTGATGTGTTTGAGGGAAGAAAAAgcgcaattcttgataaaatgaGTGACCTCTATAGAGACTATAGGTACAAGTTGAAGAAGAAGTATTTTGATTCAAAAGCAGGTTACCAACTTCGCCTACGCAACAAGCCTAAACTTGTTGCCGCAGATGAATGGAAATATTTG AAGAAGAGTACGCAGAACAAGACAAATAGATCGAAACGTTCCTTGCCACCATATATTGGGACCAAAAGTTATGCAAGACTTAGATACGAAATG GAGCAAAAAAATGGAAAACCTCCTTCCCGTGTTGAAGTTTTTATGGAATCTCgcaagagaaaaaaaggaaaacaagttgATGCTTTTCAACAAGATGTTATT GTTCAATTCGACCAATTTAAAAAGCAGCAAAAAGAAGGAGCAATTTctttaaatgatgatgatatctTCGAAAAAGTTCTTGGGGCTGAAAAAAATGGATATCTTCGTGCATATGGACCCGGAAAAAATATCAGTGAATATTTTGGTGGTAGACCAACAAAAGTACAACTTATAAAGCAACTAGAATTGACCAGAAAAGAAGCAAATGAGCGTGTGGAAGAAGTTAAAAGGGAAG CTTGTGGAGGACTTATAAAAGCATCAAGGTCACCAGGCACATGA